A portion of the Vulpes vulpes isolate BD-2025 chromosome 5, VulVul3, whole genome shotgun sequence genome contains these proteins:
- the LOC112912020 gene encoding olfactory receptor-like protein OLF1, whose amino-acid sequence MELMDGNYTLVTEFILLGFPTRPELQIVLFLMFLTLYGMILTGNIGLMMLIRTDPHLQTPMYFFLSNLSFADLCYSSVIVPKMLVNFLSENKSISYYGCALQFYFFCAFADTESFILAAMAYDRYVAICNPLLYTVVMSRGICVWLIVLSYIGGNMSSLVHTSFAFILKYCDKNVINHFFCDLPPLLKLSCTDTSVNEWLLSTYGSSVEIICFIVIVISYYFILRSVLRIRSSSGRKKTFSTCASHLTSVAIYQGTLLFIYSRPSYLYSPNTDKIISVFYTIIIPVLNPLIYSLRNKDVKDAAKRAVRLKVDSS is encoded by the coding sequence ATGGAATTGATGGATGGAAACTACACCTTGGTGACGGAGTTTATTCTTTTAGGGTTTCCAACCCGCCCTGAACTGCAGATTGTCCTATTCCTCATGTTTCTGACATTGTATGGTATGATTTTAACAGGGAATATTGGACTGATGATGTTAATCAGGACCGACCCTCACCTTCAAACccctatgtattttttccttagcAACCTATCTTTTGCAGATCTTTGTTACTCATCAGTCATTGTTCCCAAAATGCTGGTCAATTTCCTCTCGGAAAATAAATCTATCTCCTATTATGGCTGTGccctacagttttattttttctgtgctTTTGCTGATACAGAATCCTTTATCCTGGCTGCCATGGCATACGATCGCTATGTTGCCATCTGTAATCCTTTACTGTATACAGTTGTGATGTCCCGGGGCATCTGTGTATGGTTGATTGTCTTGTCCTACATTGGAGGTAACATGAGTTCCCTGGTTCACACATCCTTTGCCTTTATTCTGAAATACTGCGATAAAAATGTCATTAATCATTTTTTCTGCGACCTCCCTCCCCTGCTTAAGCTATCCTGCACAGACACCTCAGTTAATGAGTGGCTTCTCTCCACATATGGCAGCTCAGTGGAAATTATCTGCTTCATCGTCATTGTCATCTCCTACTATTTCATTCTGCGCTCAGTCTTGAGGATCCGCTCTTCCAGTGGCAGAAAGAAAACCTTCTCCACGTGTGCCTCTCACCTGACTTCTGTGGCCATCTATCAGGGGACTCTTCTCTTCATTTACTCACGGCCCAGCTATCTGTATTCTCCCAACACTGATAAAATTATCTCCGTGTTCTACACCATTATTATCCCAGTGTTGAATCCGTTGATTTATAGTTTgagaaataaagatgtaaaagatGCCGCTAAGAGAGCTGTAAGGTTAAAAGTGGATTCCTCATGA
- the LOC112912041 gene encoding olfactory receptor 10AG1-like, which yields MRAEDNGSTITQFVLLGFSDLPNLQWLLFGVFSIVYVIILIGNSLIIIITSLDAALQKPMYFFLANFSSLEICYVSVTLPRILVNLWTQDRSISWLGCATQMCFFLMLGATECFLLAVMAYDRYVAICNPLHYPLIMNHKMCIQLAVGSWIGGVPGQIGQTWQIFSLHFCNSNQINHFFCDIPPILKLACGDTVVHEIAVYVLAVLFVAVPFLLILASYSKIISTILRLPTARGRAKAFSTCSSHLIVVLLFFGSATITYLRPKSNHSAGTDKMFSLFYTIVTPMFNPVIYSLRNKDVIAALRRLLLKKIV from the coding sequence ATGAGAGCAGAAGACAATGGTTCCACAATAACACAATTTGTACTCTTGGGATTTTCTGACCTTCCAAACCTCCAATGGTTACTATTTGGGGTGTTCTCCATCGTTTATGTTATTATCTTAATCGGAAATAGcctcataataataataaccagtCTTGATGCTGCACTCCAGAAACCCATGTATTTTTTCCTGGCAAATTTTTCCTCCTTGGAAATCTGTTATGTGTCTGTCACCCTCCCCAGGATTCTGGTGAACCTTTGGACTCAGGACAGAAGTATTTCTTGGTTGGGCTGTGCCACTCAAATGTGCTTTTTCCTTATGCTGGGAGCCACTGAATGTTTCCTCCTGGctgtgatggcctatgaccgctacgtGGCCATTTGTAACCCTCTGCATTACCCTCTCATCATGAACCACAAGATGTGCATCCAACTGGCTGTTGGCTCCTGGATTGGTGGAGTCCCAGGCCAAATAGGACAAACATGGCAGATTTTCTCTCTACATTTCTGTAATTCTAACCAAAtcaaccacttcttctgtgacaTACCTCCCATCCTCAAGCTAGCCTGTGGGGACACTGTTGTGCATGAGATAGCAGTCTATGTACTAGCTGTGTTGTTTGTTGCAGTGCCTTTTCTGTTAATACTTGCCTCTTACAGCAAAATCATTTCCACTATTCTGAGGTTGCCAACAGCCAGAGGACGGGCCAAGGCTTTCTCCACCTGTTCTTCCCATCTCATTGTTGTGCTTTTATTCTTTGGATCGGCTACCATCACCTACTTAAGGCCCAAATCCAATCATTCTGCAGGAACTGACAAGATGTTCTCTCTTTTCTATACCATTGTGACTCCGATGTTTAATCCTGTGATATACAGCCTTAGGAACAAGGATGTGATTGCAGCACTCCGAAGACtgttactgaaaaaaatagtGTGA
- the LOC112912027 gene encoding olfactory receptor 5W2-like: MDKGNCSSLTEFIFLGITNNPGMKVTLFAMFLVVYLINLFANLGMIILIIIDSQLHTPMYFFLSQLSFCDLCYSTAVGPKMLVDLLAKNKSIPFFGCALQFLIFCMFADSECLLLAVMAFDRYKAIGNPLLYTVNMSNRVCSLLMAGVYLLGMADALIHTTLTFHLCFCRSNEINHFFCDLPPLYLLSCSDTEINELALFIFFGFIELSTISGVLISYCYITLSVLKIHSAEGRFKAFSTCTSHLTAVAIFQGTMLFMYFRPSSSYSLDQDKMTSLFYTLVIPTLNPLIYSLRNKDVKEALKKLKIKKWF; the protein is encoded by the coding sequence atggataaaggaaattgCTCATCCTTGACAGAATTCATTTTCTTGGGAATTACCAATAACCCTGGAATGAAAGTGACCCTATTTGCAATGTTTCTTGTTGTTTATCTCATTAATCTGTTTGCAAATCTtggaatgattattttaattataatagatTCCCAGCTTCACACACCAATGTACTTTTTCCTTAGTCAACTCTCTTTCTGTGACCTCTGCTATTCTACAGCGGTTGGGCCCAAAATGTTGGTAGACCTTTTAGCCAAAAACAAATCAATCCCCTTCTTTGGGTGTGCCCTTCAATTCTTGATCTTCTGTATGTTTGCTGATTCTGAGTGTCTACTGCTGGCAGTGATGGCCTTTGATCGGTACAAGGCCATTGGCAACCCATTGCTCTACACAGTCAACATGTCCAACAGAGTGTGCTCCCTGCTCATGGCTGGAGTTTACTTGCTGGGAATGGCAGATGCTCTGATACATACAACATTAACATTCCACTTATGCTTTTGTAGATCAAATGAGATTAatcatttcttctgtgatttACCTCCACTCTACCTCCTTTCATGCTCAGATACAGAGATCAATGAGTTGGCATTATTCAtcttttttggtttcattgaacTGAGTACCATTTCTGGAGTTCTTATCTCTTATTGTTATATAACCCTATCAGTCTTGAAGATCCACTCTGCTGAGGGGAGGTTCAAAGCTTTCTCCACCTGCACCTCCCACTTAACTGCTGTTGCAATTTTCCAGGGAACTATGCTCTTCATGTATTTTCGGCCAAGCTCTTCCTACTCCCTTGATCAAGATAAAATGACCTCATTGTTTTACACCCTTGTGATTCCCACATTAAACCCACTGATTTATAGCCTACGGAACAAGGATGTGAAAGAAGCGCTGAaaaagctgaaaattaaaaagtggttttaa